One Solanum pennellii chromosome 10, SPENNV200 genomic region harbors:
- the LOC114074221 gene encoding uncharacterized protein LOC114074221: MGPYEILQRVGNVSYKLRLPQELAYVHPIFHISMLKKCLGDPASILPVEGLGVDENLSYEKVPVEILDSQVKWLRNKEFATVKVFSKNHLVEGETCEAEADLRSR, from the coding sequence atgGGTCCTTACGAGATCTTGCAGCGAGTAGGAAATGTTTCCTACAAACTGAGGTTACCTCAAGAATTGGCTTATGTTCATCCAATTTTTCACAtatctatgcttaagaagtgtttAGGCGATCCAGCATCCATCCTTCCTGTTGAGGGGTTAGGAGTTGATGAGAACCTTTCCTATGAAAAGGTTCCAGTTGAAATATTAGATAGCCAAGTGAAgtggctgaggaacaaggagttTGCCACCGTGAAGGTGTTTTCGaagaaccaccttgttgagggagaaacatgCGAGGCCGAGGCCGACTTGAGATCCCGTTAA